The Hydra vulgaris chromosome 14, alternate assembly HydraT2T_AEP genome includes the window GTGCAAATAGACGTATTATTAGgataatataatagttatttgaaTATAGATCTTGAGTATATTATCTGCTAACAATTAACTGATGAAAGTTCAAATGTTGTCAAAAACCAAGCATGCATGCATGGGACACTACAGTGTCCcacaaaaaaaattcaggttTGAAAGTCAAAGAATTCCcaattttctttgttaaaaaagaaaaaaatagggTGGTGGTGGTGGGGGAGATAAGTTTCTGTAACTTTTATTATGCtccaaaacttttaactttagatATAATAAGGTCCTTATGACTTAAGGGACTTACAAACTACATTGAGGAACAAAAACAGgatattaacaaaaacttttcaatttttaatctGGAGTACCACAGTTTTATTGGGAATAAAGCCTCTGAGTccagtttttaaagtaatataatctaaagtaatgtttaaataaaatagtatactTTAAAATGCATATAGTTATACATATAACTCCTGATATAGTTATACATATAACTCCTGATATAGTTATACATATAATTCCTGATATAGTTATACATATAACTCCTGATAGTAATCTATATGTATAACTAGTTATACATATAATTTGTtatagaaacttattttttaaggttattcTTGAACAAATTAGTACCAATTAATTCAAGTTTAAGATTTAGTTAAAGTTCAAGttaaagttcttatttattcattgtttttgttaattttatatttatttgttcaaatttgttaattagTACTATTTCTTACTACAGTAAGAATGTTTATCATTGATGAACgtgattttatttgttaattttattttcaacatattTTGACAACACcctttacattttaaatgatGACAGCTTTACTTTTCTAttgatgttaaatttattacatttcaaTAACTCAGATTGTATCATAACTGAATTATTGAAAGCTTTGTAGGGGTTTGTTGTATATCAAAGtcgttttaaataaagtaaaaataatatgtatatatatatatatatatatatatatatatatatatatatatatatatatatatatatatatatatatatatatatatacaacattaaaacaataaaattgataCAAAATTTCACTTTAAAATGAATACCATTAACATTGTGATGATACTAGCATTAGGAAACTAGTATTTATGtattaatattatactataaataaatagttttttaattcattttataaaatagagaCTGACAACTGATaattaatggaaataaatacaaactataaaaatcatgtaaacttcatttattatttctaaatacTATATTAATGTTAGTCTACAAAGTTAAAATCAATTTAGAGCATTGTTATTAGTTCTTTTGCGATTCGCACTTCCACTTCTGTCtctcaaatttataaaataggtGGTCAAAGCTTGCTCAATAGGTAGGTTCTCAGCATAACAATGCTTTTTTCTTACACTTTCTAAAGAGAAATATGGCAAATTGATTACTTATTTTACCTAAATCATAGGATCATCTATGCATAATGATGTCAGATGATGACCAGGTTTATTGAACACCTTCACCCTTTATCAAACTCAGTCAATTTTTTGCCATCTCCCATTGAAAATGATGTCAGTTTTTGTTATCATATTATGATGGTATATCTGAattgttaatataatataaaaaatgcatatacCATCAATTTTTTTCCGGTTCAATTATACGTTTATTCTCAACAgtactaaaatcaaaaaaaaaacacaaattgtTCTTTCAGATAAGCAAGCTAATTTctgaatttaaattgtttttcctaTGATCCTCTACAGTTTTAAGCAACAAAAGCAAGAAGTTTTTAGACCACATTGTTGGTGTAAACACCTCTAAAACCTGCTTAAagctagcataaattgttttacttttttttaaataaaataatttacttttttttttaattcaattttttaattgacattaTTTTGGTCTCAACATTCCCTCCCCATTGTTAATTATTGTTAAACTCACACTGCCCCTCTATCTACTGGCATAGcctaaatactatatatatatatatatatatatatatatatatatatatatatatatatatatatatatatataatttttactttatttacaaCACCATTTGATATACAGCAAATTCTTACAAAGCTTACAATAATTCAGTAAAATTCAATCTGAGTTATTGAAACgtaataaatttaacatcaaTAGAAAAGTAAAGCTATCATCATTCAAAATGTAAAGGGTGTTGTCAAAATATGTTGAAAGTAAAATTAAGTTACTAATAAAATCACGTTCAACAATGATAAATATTCTTCCTGTAGTAAGAAATAGTACCAGTTAACAAATTtgaacaattaaatataaaatagtgaaaaaacaatgaacaaatAAGAACTTGAACTTGAACTAAATCTTGAATTTGAATTAATTGGTACTAATTTGTTCAAGCATAaccttagaaaataagtttatataataaattttatgtataactAGTTATACATATAGTTAACTGTCAGGAGTTATATGTATAACTGCAtgcattttaaagcattttatttaatttatatattactttagatcATATTACTTTGAATACTGGACCCAGAGACTTAATTCCCAATTACACTGGTACTCCagattaaaaattgaaaagtttctGTAAATATCCTGTTTTTGTTCCTCAATTTACTTTGTAAGTCCCTTAGTTTTATGAaccttattatatataaagttaaaagttttggagcctaaaaaaaattacggAAACCTTCTCCccctattttaatatttttttttaataaagaaaatttgacTTTCAAACCAGCATTTCTTTGTGGGACACTGCAGTGTCCCATGCATGCATGCTTGGTTTTTGACAACATTTAAACTTGCATCAGTCAATTGTTTGCAGATAATATACTCAAGAACTATATTCAAATATCATATGAACATGTTAGAGAATGTTCATATGATATTTGAACatcacaaatttaataatattgttgtgatatgttatataaataataccatAATAGATTATGATATGAAAATAAGATAGGATATAAAGGCAATGatcaaagaataaatttacttatagacttttagatgtttgtttattagtttcagaatattatattatgtgtGACCGCGGCCTTCTATAATAACAGGTCTTGACATCGCGCAACAAATTTGTTAAACTGAAGGCCAATTCCTAATACTGTGTTTACATTTTCATCTTTTAACATTAGACAAAAGTTTGTGTTTgcgcttttttaataaatctttaaaatttgattggtttataaattagataGCGCAACTTCAAGACGATAACGTTGTAAGTTTCAAGGCGTTAACATTGTAAGGTAATAATATTGTCAAACTAacgattagtttttttaaataccttaaaAAATGCCTTTGAAATGCTGTGTATCTCTGTGCAAGTCGGACTATCTCAACTTCAACTACAATATCAATTACAACTACAACGAAGTTTATATGATTGTTTGTGTATTGACTACAAGTTGCCAAGTATAAGGACTTTAACACGATTGACTTCAAAAATAAGCTCAATGGAGGACCTAAGTTtcataaatagtatttttatgaatttaaatccattaaaaagaatttccaTACTACTAATTGATGAGGTCTATGTCAAAGCTTCATTGCTTTACCAAAGAGGTGCTTTGTTTGGTCAAGCAGTAAACTACCCTGAAAAGTtagctaaaacaattttatcatttatgatTAAATGTCTTTTTGGAGGTCCAGAATTTATATGTAGAGCTCAAACTGTTGCAAATCTTTCCTCTGAATTTCAGTTTGCTCAATGTCAACAAATTGtctatacaataaataatatcgAAAATAGTAAGACACTGGTAATAATTACTGATGGTAACCAAGTAAATCAAAGATTTTTTGGAATGTTTAAAACAGTTGATAGTAAACCATGGTTAACAACATcaggtatatatttattgtatgaTTATGTGCATCTACTAGAATCTATACGAAACAATTGGTTGACAAAAAAGACTGGGGAACTTcaatttttgaacaataaagAACTGGCTTTGGCTAAGTGGAGTGATTtagaaactatatataaaactgaGTGTAATAGTCTTTTTAAACTCTCTAAACTTACAGCTAAATCAGTTTATCCAAAACCAATAGAGAGACAATCTGTAAagttttgtttgtctgttttttgcaaaaaaacagtAGCTGTATTAAGAACGCATCCAGAGATTGAAAATAAAGCATTTGAAGGTACTGctgtatttattgaaaaaataattttttttcgaatGTTGTTAATGTCAAAGCACCTGGTGCTGGCCTTCGGTTTAGAAATGAATTATGCAAAGAAATCCACTCAGTTGGTGATCAACAGTTACAACTGCTACGAGATATTGCTGAACTGTCAAATTTTATGAAACCTACAGGTAAGCGTGTAAAACAGCTTACGCTAGATACTAGCAATGCAATAGCGCATTCATGTTATGGCTTTGTTGATCTTGTAGAAACTTTGTTGAGTAATGGAGCAAAGTTTGTCTTATTAGGTTGGTTTTCAACAGATCCCCTTGAAAAAGCTTTTTCTAAGCTTTGACAGGGATCTGGAGGTACTTACTTTATAAACGCTAAAtctgtatttgaaaaaattaatattcaacTTACTAAATTGATATTACAACTTGACATTCCTGTTGATGGTATCAATGGTCATACTTGTGACATATGTTTTAGAGATATTTCTACTGATGAAAAAGAACTTCTGGATAATATACATGATCTTGAAAGCTCAGTTAATAAATCTACATTAGTGGCTATAGTTTACATAGCTGGCTATGTgcaaaaaagtgaaataaaaatttataatgattctaccaattgttattataaatatggaAGTTATCTGTATTGCCTAAACAGAGGCGGACTTGAAATTCCTTCTGATGCTCTTTTCTAATGgtcaatattttgctttttttttttcaaggtgcTACTGACCCTTTATACAGAACATTTTGTGTTACTCAGTTTTAGTTCATTACtgctaaatattaatttaaaatcacaaaaaaacaatgcagAGTATATTCTAATATTCTGGAAAAGAATTACTCACTAATTACCACTCCCAAAATACTAAAGCTATCATAAATTATGTGAAAATtagttttgtaattaattatGCTATTTActagttatgttttttattttctcattagCCTATATGTCTTTCA containing:
- the LOC136090648 gene encoding uncharacterized protein LOC136090648; amino-acid sequence: MLCISVQVGLSQLQLQYQLQLQRSLYDCLCIDYKLPSIRTLTRLTSKISSMEDLSFINSIFMNLNPLKRISILLIDEVYVKASLLYQRGALFGQAVNYPEKLAKTILSFMIKCLFGGPEFICRAQTVANLSSEFQFAQCQQIVYTINNIENSKTLVIITDGNQVNQRFFGMFKTVDSKPWLTTSGIYLLYDYVHLLESIRNNWLTKKTGELQFLNNKELALAKWSDLETIYKTECNSLFKLSKLTAKSVYPKPIERQSVKFCLSVFCKKTVAVLRTHPEIENKAFEGTAVFIEKIIFFRMLLMSKHLVLAFGLEMNYAKKSTQLVINSYNCYEILLNCQIL